From Campylobacter upsaliensis, the proteins below share one genomic window:
- the selB gene encoding selenocysteine-specific translation elongation factor gives MLIIGTAGHIDHGKTSLIKALNGFEGDTLKEEQERQITLSLSFSSLETEGKKLSFIDTPGHKDLLKTMISGAFAFNVCLFVVDINEGLKAQSLEHLSVLELLGVKDLILVLNKCDLCEDIDAKTKEITAQLSLKPLKIFHTSVRSNLGIESLKNYLFSLQEKESKEAIFRFYIDRVFSLKGVGTIVTGSLNEGEIALKEKIICLDTQKELIVKNIQNHDSNLNAIKAPARVALSLNCDYKNLQKGFLLSKKGFFKPFLQIEAYVKAPNLANQNYVFCVGTKQLEVKIHILKELKVGEFYAEIRFKKPMYLCFDERFILLENGRVKGGGVVLNPVNEPLSKVQKLKLLDLLLNKDFLRAFDLLKNAHKKGFGLLSSYQRFKLSHTQALNVANNLQNAFIDEKNYNIYDTSSINLLQNLIHKILAKNPYAMLSAHSLALRNAWASEGICAFALENMSILEFKNGIFFKKGVEFEKLQEKNSNALYEKIKAQALQVEAPYNLYESLELDRKSGDLMLKKLTKEGLVVRLAHNLFIDKATLLNFKEELLNLLKNTSLDVQTMKNKFNFSRKYAIAYLEYLDLDEKVVKKDEKRFLKSTI, from the coding sequence ATGCTAATCATCGGCACAGCAGGACACATCGACCACGGCAAAACCTCACTTATCAAAGCACTTAACGGCTTTGAGGGCGATACACTCAAAGAAGAGCAAGAAAGGCAAATCACGCTAAGTCTTAGCTTCTCAAGCTTAGAAACGGAGGGTAAAAAACTCTCTTTCATCGACACGCCCGGGCATAAAGACTTACTTAAAACGATGATAAGCGGGGCATTTGCCTTTAATGTTTGCTTGTTTGTTGTGGATATAAATGAGGGCTTAAAGGCACAAAGCTTGGAACATCTTAGCGTTTTGGAGCTTTTAGGGGTTAAAGACCTCATTTTGGTGTTAAATAAGTGCGATTTATGCGAGGATATAGACGCTAAAACAAAAGAAATCACCGCCCAACTTTCTCTTAAGCCACTCAAAATTTTTCACACTTCTGTGCGTTCAAATTTAGGCATAGAAAGCCTTAAAAACTATCTTTTTTCCCTCCAAGAAAAAGAAAGTAAAGAAGCCATTTTTCGCTTTTATATCGATAGGGTTTTTTCTTTAAAAGGTGTAGGCACCATAGTTACAGGCTCTTTAAATGAAGGTGAAATTGCTTTAAAAGAAAAAATCATCTGCCTTGACACACAAAAAGAACTCATTGTCAAAAATATCCAAAACCACGACTCAAATTTAAACGCAATCAAAGCACCCGCCAGAGTTGCACTCAGTTTAAACTGCGATTATAAAAACTTACAAAAAGGCTTTTTGCTTAGTAAAAAAGGTTTTTTCAAGCCCTTTTTACAAATCGAAGCTTATGTGAAAGCTCCAAATTTAGCTAATCAAAATTATGTCTTTTGTGTCGGCACAAAACAGCTTGAAGTAAAAATTCATATCTTAAAAGAGTTAAAAGTAGGAGAGTTTTATGCGGAAATTCGCTTTAAAAAGCCTATGTATTTATGCTTTGATGAGAGATTTATTTTGCTTGAAAATGGGCGTGTAAAAGGCGGTGGAGTCGTGCTAAATCCCGTAAATGAACCACTTAGCAAAGTGCAAAAATTAAAGCTTTTAGACCTGCTTTTAAATAAGGATTTTTTAAGAGCCTTCGATCTGCTTAAAAACGCCCATAAAAAAGGTTTTGGACTGCTTTCTAGCTATCAAAGGTTTAAATTAAGCCACACTCAAGCTTTAAATGTCGCTAACAATCTTCAAAACGCATTTATTGATGAGAAAAATTATAATATCTATGATACAAGCTCTATCAATTTGCTTCAAAACTTAATCCACAAAATTCTAGCAAAAAACCCCTACGCTATGCTTTCAGCACACTCTTTAGCTCTAAGAAATGCGTGGGCGAGTGAGGGAATTTGTGCTTTTGCTTTAGAAAATATGTCTATTTTGGAATTTAAAAATGGGATATTTTTCAAAAAAGGCGTGGAATTTGAAAAGCTACAAGAAAAAAATTCAAACGCCTTATATGAGAAAATCAAAGCCCAAGCCCTGCAAGTAGAAGCACCCTATAATCTTTATGAGAGCTTAGAGCTTGATAGAAAAAGCGGCGATCTTATGCTTAAAAAACTCACAAAAGAAGGCTTAGTCGTGCGTTTAGCACATAATCTTTTTATCGATAAAGCCACGCTTTTAAACTTTAAAGAAGAGCTTTTAAATTTACTT